Proteins from a single region of Candidatus Parcubacteria bacterium:
- the pth gene encoding aminoacyl-tRNA hydrolase (Derived by automated computational analysis using gene prediction method: Protein Homology. GO_function: GO:0004045 - aminoacyl-tRNA hydrolase activity [Evidence IEA]; GO_process: GO:0006412 - translation [Evidence IEA]), with the protein MKIVIGLGNPGKEYAANRHNVGWMALDRLLGPVKWEDNKRLRCQIYRQGDYLYAKPQTFMNNSGEAVRKILSYYQLLPKTLGIFKKTAADLSEVLLVIHDDIDQSLGRYRLTNDSGSGGHNGIKSIINHLKTQKFKRLKIGVANEKLRHQIPAERFVLTNFSTAEKEILNETIDRALKEM; encoded by the coding sequence ATGAAAATCGTTATTGGTTTAGGCAACCCCGGAAAAGAATATGCCGCTAATCGCCACAACGTTGGTTGGATGGCGCTTGACCGTTTACTGGGGCCGGTAAAATGGGAGGACAATAAACGCCTGCGCTGCCAGATCTATCGACAAGGCGATTACTTGTATGCTAAGCCGCAAACCTTTATGAATAATTCCGGGGAAGCAGTCAGAAAAATTCTTAGCTATTACCAGCTGCTACCTAAAACTTTAGGGATTTTTAAAAAGACGGCCGCTGATTTAAGTGAAGTGCTGCTAGTAATTCATGATGATATTGATCAGAGTTTAGGACGCTACCGATTGACTAATGATTCTGGTAGTGGTGGCCATAACGGAATCAAATCAATTATTAATCATTTAAAAACCCAAAAATTTAAACGATTAAAAATTGGTGTGGCGAATGAGAAATTGCGCCACCAGATTCCCGCCGAACGATTTGTCTTAACTAATTTTTCCACGGCGGAAAAAGAGATTCTAA